GATCGCCGAGCGCCTGCTCGAATCCTCGGCCAAGCACTCCTTCGACCCGGAGACCGAGATCGACTGGAACTCCGCGATCGAGGAAGGCAAGTGGTTCTGGCCGCCCGAGCTGGTCTCCCTCTACGACACCCCGCTCTGGCGGAAGATGTCCGAGGAGCAGCGGATGGACCTCGCCCGGCACGAGGCGGCGTCGCTCGCCTCACTGGGCGTCTGGTTCGAGATCATCCTGATGCAGCTGCTGGTCCGGCACATCTACGACAAACCGGTGACCAGCAACCACGTGCGGTACGCGCTCACCGAGATAGCCGACGAGTGCCGCCACTCGATGATGTTCGGCAAGATGATCCAGTGGGGCCAGGCCCCCACGTACCCGGTTCCGCGCGGCTACCACAACGTGGCCCGGGTCCTGAAGAGCGTGTCCACCACGCCGGGTTCGTTCGCCGCGACCCTGCTCGGCGAGGAGATCCTCGACTGGATGCAGCGGCTGACCTTCCCGGACGAGCGCGTCCAGACGCTGGTGCGCGGGGTGACCCGCATCCACGTCGTCGAGGAGGCCCGGCACGTCCGCTACGCCCGCGAGGAGCTCCGCCGCCAGATGGTGACGGCCCCGCGCTGGGAGCGGGAGCTGACCCGGCTGACCTCGGGCGAGGCGGCCCGGGTGTTCTCGGTCTGCTTCATCAACCCGCAGGTCTACGAGAACGTGGGCCTCGACCGCCGCGAGGCGCTGGCCCAGGTCAAGGCGAGCGGACACCGCAAGGAGGTCATGCAGTCGGGCGCCAAGCGGCTCACCGACTTCTTCGACGACATCGGTGTGATGAACGGGGTGAGCCGCAAGCTGTGGCGGAAGTCCGGCCTGCTGGCCTGAGCCCGGGGCGGGGCCGGGGCGCCGGGTGCGCCCTGCGGTCCGGCCCGGGTGGCCGTCGGTGTCCGGTGGGCGAGACTGTCCGGGTGAGAAGCGAGAACACCCCCTTCGAGGGCGGCCCCCTGGACGGCCGGGTCCTGCCCGTCCTCACCGGCCCCACCGGCCACCCGCCCAAGTGGTACGTGGTGCCGGTACCGGCCGAGGACGGCGGTCCGCCGACCGTCCACGCGTACCGCCGCGTCCCCGCCGGACACACCCCCCGGCTGCACATCCAGCGCGGCTGGCTGTACGAGTACGCCCCCGAGGGCCGGGAGCGCTTCCGCCCCAAGTGGCCCTGGACGAAGCCGAACAGCGACGGCTGACTGCGCGGGGCGGCCCGCCCTCTCCGGTTCCGGACGGCCTAGGATCGGCGGTCAGGTGCCGAGGGACGGTCACGAGGGGGGTGCGCCATGGAGGCGCTGCGTCAGGACGATCCACGCCGCTTCGGCCCGTACACCGCGCTGGCCCGCCACCGCGGGACGGCGAGCGCGGTGAGTTACCTGGCGCGCGGCGCGGACGCCGGGGACCTGGTGCTGATCACCGCCGCCCGGCCGGAGCTCGCGGCACTGCCCGCCTTCCGGCGCCGCTTCCAGGCCGAGGTCCGCACCGCCGAACGGCTGGCCGGCGGCTGGGTGCAGCCGCCCCTCGACGTCCCCGGCGACGGTGACGGTCCGGCCTCCGGCCCGGAACGGCTCTGGACCGCCGCCCCCTTCATCCCCGCGTTGACGCTCGCCGAGGCCATCGCCGTCGCGGGTCCGCTGCCCGAGCGCGCGGTACGGATACTGGGCGCGGGCGTCGCGGAGGTGCTGGCCCGGGTGCACGCCACCGGTTCCGCCCTCCAGGGCCTCTCGCCGGACACGGTGCTGCTGGCGGCCGACGGCCCCCGGCTGACCGCCTTCGGCCCGCTGGGCGGCGCGGCCGCGGCCGAGGCGCTGCCGGGCGGGCAGCTCTCCGTACGGCTCGGCTACCTCACCCCGGAACAGCTCGCCGGCCACGAGGTGGGCGCCGCGTCCGATCTCTTCGTGCTCGGGCTGCTGCTGGCGTACGCGGCGACCGGCGCCACCCCGTTCGCCGAGGGCCCCGCCGAGCGGACGGCGGACCGGATCGCCCGCGGGGAGCCCGGACTCGACGGCGTACCGGCCGAGTTGAGGGGCCTGGTGGCCGGGTGCCTGGCGAAGGACCCGCGTGGCCGCCCGACCGCCGCGTCCGTCGCGGCGTCGCTCGCGCTGGAGGGCGCGGCGGCACTCGCCCGGAACGGCTGGCTGCCCGAACGGCTGTCGGCGGCGGTGGCGGACCAGGAGGCACGGGCGCGGGCGCTGGAGGTGCCGCTGGAGCCCTCACCCGCTGACGGGGAGACGGCCACCGACGGCCAGACTGCCACCGACGGGGAGAGGGCCACCGACGGGGAGAGGGCCACCGACGGGGAGAGGGCCACCGACAGGGAGACGCCCACCCGGTTCCTCGACACCCGTTCCCGCGCCGGGGAGCCGGACCACCCCACCACGCGGCTCGCCGTGTCCCGTGAGCACTCCCCCGGCGGCGCCCTGGCGACCCGGCCCCCCGCCCCGGCGGTGCCGGCCGCCGCCCCCTCCCCCGGTTCGCTGCTCCCCGCGCGCCGGGCCCTGGAGTCGCCGGCCGGCGGCTCGCTCTCTGCCCAGATGCCGTCCGCTCCGGCGTACCCGGTGCCGTACGCCGGCACCTCCCTGCCCGGCGGCGGTTCCCTGCCCGCCGGTCCGGGTACCCCGCCGGTGCGACGGGCCCCCTCCGGACCGGACGGCACCGCGCTGTTCCCCACCCGCAGGTCGCTGCTGGCCACGGTCGCCGCCGGAACGCTCGGCCTCCTCGTCGGCGGCGTCGCGGTCGGCGCCCTCGTCGACGACGGCGCTCCCGCGCCCGCGACGGACGCCGAGCCCGAGCCCAGCGAGGGGCCCGCGCTCCCCGGCCGGCCGCCCGCTCCCACCTGGGTGTACGCGCACCCGGCGTCCGAGGCGGAACCCCTCACCGCCGCGCTCTGGCAGGACCGGCTGCTGGTGCTGACGAGCAAGGCCCAGGCGACGGCGGTCGACCTCCGTACGGGCAAGAAGCGCTGGCAGCGCGCGGACGCCGCCGAGGGGCAGGCCGCGCTCGCCGCCGGGGACGACCTCGTCTTCGTCGCCGGCCCGACCGCGTTCCTGTGGCTGTCGCCGGAGACCGGCGAGGTGAAGCACCGGGTGCGGTACGCCGACGGGTTCGCCGGTCTGCCCGGGCTCCGGGTCGGCACGCTCACCGGCCGGTCCGGCTCCGTCGTCTGGTTCTCCGGCGCGCGGACCGTGACGGTGAAGGCCCCGAAACCGGCCAAGGGCAAGAAGCCGGGCAAGGACAAGCAGGTCGTCCAGGCGTACTTCTTCGCGTACGACCTGGTGAGCCGCCAGGAGATGTGGCGGGTCCAGGTACCGGCGGGCCGGGACGCGGCGGGCCCGGAGTACCGGCTGACGGCGGCCCGGCTCAACGACATCGTGGTGCGCCAGGACGCCGCCACCCTCACCCCGGCCGATGTGCACGCGGCCAAGGGGAAGGGCACCTTCCGCTGCTTCGACCGGGCGACCGGAAAGCTGCTCTGGACCAGGCGGTTCGGCACGGTCACCGCCTGGGGCGCGGCGGGCGGCGACGAGGAGGGGCGGCTCTTCGGAGCGGTCGGCAAGAACCTGGAGGCGTGGGACACGGAGTCCGGGAAGTCGTTGTGGCGGCTCGACGGAACGGCCGCGTCCTCCGAGTTCGGCGCACCGGTGGAGTCGGGCGACCTGATCGTCACCACCAACCGGAGCCAGGAGGTCGGCATGGTCGAGCGCGAGACCGGCAAGCTCCTCTGGCTGCGTGCCACCGAGGTGCCGGCCGGTGGCTCCGCGCCCGCCCTCACGGTCACCGCGTCCGGCAAGACGGTCCTCGCCTCGGACACCACGCAGGTGACGGCGTTCGACGCGCGGGACGGGCGGCGTCTGTGGAAGTTCCAGGACATCGGCGTGGCCGAGCCCAAGGGCGCCGCCGTCACCGGCCCGTACCGGACCCTGACGACCGGACAGAGCGCCGTCGTCCTGCGGGGGCGGGCGGTCTACGCGTTCCCCGTCACCTGACGTCCGGCGGCGCCCGGACCCGGACCCCGCCGTACGGGGTGACGCGGGGCGCCACGCCGTGCGGTGCTTGCACCGGCGGACACCAAGTGAGCGGATAAATATGATTCGCACACTTTTAAGGGGTCCGGACCGGTTCGACGCATGGACGAGCCCCGCACCCTCACCGGAGGTGATGACGTGTCAGGCAGACTTCTGCGAGCGGTCTGCGCGACGGCGGTCCTGGCCGCCGTCGCCGCCCGCGCCCCGGCCGCCACCGGCCCCGACCCACGACCGGCGCCCGAGCCCTCCGAGGCGTCCGCGAAGGCGCTCCCGCGTACGACTCCCGACGCGACCACCGGCGCGAGTCCCGGTACGACTCCCCGCGCGACTCCCGACGCGACTCCCGACGCGACTCCCGACGCGACCGCCGGCGCGACTCCCGGTACGACCGCCAGGACGACTCCCGACGCGGCCGAGGACCCGGTTACCGCCCCGTCCGTCACCCCGACCCCAGGCCTCACCGTGGACGCCTCCGAGGCCCTCGCCGGCCGCACGCCGTCCGCGACCGCCACCCCCGGCACCCCCGAAGCCGCCGCCCCGAACGCCGCGCCGGCCCTGCTCACCGAACTCCGGACCCTCTACCGGCGGATGGAACAGGCCACCGAGAAGTACAACGCGACGGACGAGAAGCTGGCGAGCCGGACGGCCGCCACCCGCAAGGCGAACGACGCGCTGACGCGGGCCCGGCGCACGCTCGGAACCGGGCGCGCGGACGCCGGGAGGCTGGCCCGGGAGCAGTACCGGGGCCGGTCCGACTTCTCCGCGTACCTCAGGCTGCTGCTTGCGGACGAGCCCTCCGGCCTGTTCGACCAGAGCCATGTGATCGCCCGGGCGGCGGCCGGGCGCGCGGCCGCCGTGGACCGCCTGACGAAGGCCGAGAAGCGGGCCGGGGTCCTCGCGGCCGCCGCCCGCGAGGCGCTCGCCGAGCAGCGGGCACTCGCGGCGGAGCAACGACGGCAGCGCGACACCGTACGCACGGCGCTGGACGCCGTCGAGGCGCGCCTGGCGGGGCTCACGCCCGCCCAACTCGGCGCGGTCTCCGCCCTGGAGGACGAGCAGGTGGACGCGGCGCAGCAGGACCTCGTCGCCTCCGGCGCCCTCGGCTCGACGCGCCCGCCGACCCGGCAGGGCGCCGAGGCCGTGGCGTACGCGATCGGGCAGATCGGCAAGGAGTACGAGTGGGGGGCCGAGGGGCCGGACACCTTCGACTGCTCC
The DNA window shown above is from Streptomyces sp. NBC_00247 and carries:
- a CDS encoding AurF N-oxygenase family protein, whose translation is MTTVSEHDVQVLRDALGPLRDREQIAERLLESSAKHSFDPETEIDWNSAIEEGKWFWPPELVSLYDTPLWRKMSEEQRMDLARHEAASLASLGVWFEIILMQLLVRHIYDKPVTSNHVRYALTEIADECRHSMMFGKMIQWGQAPTYPVPRGYHNVARVLKSVSTTPGSFAATLLGEEILDWMQRLTFPDERVQTLVRGVTRIHVVEEARHVRYAREELRRQMVTAPRWERELTRLTSGEAARVFSVCFINPQVYENVGLDRREALAQVKASGHRKEVMQSGAKRLTDFFDDIGVMNGVSRKLWRKSGLLA
- a CDS encoding outer membrane protein assembly factor BamB family protein, whose translation is MEALRQDDPRRFGPYTALARHRGTASAVSYLARGADAGDLVLITAARPELAALPAFRRRFQAEVRTAERLAGGWVQPPLDVPGDGDGPASGPERLWTAAPFIPALTLAEAIAVAGPLPERAVRILGAGVAEVLARVHATGSALQGLSPDTVLLAADGPRLTAFGPLGGAAAAEALPGGQLSVRLGYLTPEQLAGHEVGAASDLFVLGLLLAYAATGATPFAEGPAERTADRIARGEPGLDGVPAELRGLVAGCLAKDPRGRPTAASVAASLALEGAAALARNGWLPERLSAAVADQEARARALEVPLEPSPADGETATDGQTATDGERATDGERATDGERATDRETPTRFLDTRSRAGEPDHPTTRLAVSREHSPGGALATRPPAPAVPAAAPSPGSLLPARRALESPAGGSLSAQMPSAPAYPVPYAGTSLPGGGSLPAGPGTPPVRRAPSGPDGTALFPTRRSLLATVAAGTLGLLVGGVAVGALVDDGAPAPATDAEPEPSEGPALPGRPPAPTWVYAHPASEAEPLTAALWQDRLLVLTSKAQATAVDLRTGKKRWQRADAAEGQAALAAGDDLVFVAGPTAFLWLSPETGEVKHRVRYADGFAGLPGLRVGTLTGRSGSVVWFSGARTVTVKAPKPAKGKKPGKDKQVVQAYFFAYDLVSRQEMWRVQVPAGRDAAGPEYRLTAARLNDIVVRQDAATLTPADVHAAKGKGTFRCFDRATGKLLWTRRFGTVTAWGAAGGDEEGRLFGAVGKNLEAWDTESGKSLWRLDGTAASSEFGAPVESGDLIVTTNRSQEVGMVERETGKLLWLRATEVPAGGSAPALTVTASGKTVLASDTTQVTAFDARDGRRLWKFQDIGVAEPKGAAVTGPYRTLTTGQSAVVLRGRAVYAFPVT
- a CDS encoding C40 family peptidase, whose product is MSGRLLRAVCATAVLAAVAARAPAATGPDPRPAPEPSEASAKALPRTTPDATTGASPGTTPRATPDATPDATPDATAGATPGTTARTTPDAAEDPVTAPSVTPTPGLTVDASEALAGRTPSATATPGTPEAAAPNAAPALLTELRTLYRRMEQATEKYNATDEKLASRTAATRKANDALTRARRTLGTGRADAGRLAREQYRGRSDFSAYLRLLLADEPSGLFDQSHVIARAAAGRAAAVDRLTKAEKRAGVLAAAAREALAEQRALAAEQRRQRDTVRTALDAVEARLAGLTPAQLGAVSALEDEQVDAAQQDLVASGALGSTRPPTRQGAEAVAYAIGQIGKEYEWGAEGPDTFDCSGLTMRAWEHAGLTVPRTSQEQWAELPRVPVSSLRPGDLVVYYPEATHVALYIGDGLVVQAPRPGAVVKVSPLASNPLLGAVRPDPEGVPLDVYTRPELPEGASDGSDTGYDAPVEGAE